The genomic interval TCACTTGCATGGGTATGGTATCTTCTGTTGCCCTTTGTGACTTATAACTTTCACCTTTTCCATGCAAAACTTGTTTCTCTACTAGAGTTTCATTTTGTATGTTAAGAAAAAAGATCTGTAATCACCACAAATAATGCATATATTTGGTTTCAAAAATATGATCTGAGCCAAAAACCAGTACCACTTGGAAAATCAAAGTTCTGCATCAAATAGGAGAATGATACCTTTTTCTTGAGGTTATGCGTGTTTGGACCATCTGTGTGATCACATTAatcattttcataaatttgttGTAGCACCTGTAACTATTTTCATAACTTTGAATCATCTGAATCtacgggaaaaaaaagagctggtttaacaaaaaagagaagatGTTTGATTGAACTATAGACTTATAggtttttctttatattttccgtaagcatatattttaagaagttTTGTGTAATGGtgttcctttttcccttttgtaGGTTGTTATATCGGTATTGAGTTGGAGGTGGCTGCTAGCATTGACTGCACTTCCATGCTTTGTCTTGATTCCATTCTTCGGAACTACACCTGAGTCACCACGTTATTTGTGTGCGCAAAATAGAACATCTGATGCAACTCTTGTCCTGGAGAGAATTGCTTTCACAAACCAATCAACTCTTCCTCCTGGAGTTCTCACATACCATCAGGAAATAAAGGTTGACCACAGTGGTCTTACTTCTGAGAAAGAAGATCTTCTTCCCGTCAGTGAGAAGGAATGCACATTTGACAATGACGTGAGCTCCAAAAATGGTGGTGGCATTTCTTCATTGCTTAGGCTATTGTCTCGCAAATTGTTAAGATCAACTCTTCTTCTTTGGTTTGCTTTCTTCGCAAATTCATTTGCTTATTATGGGATAGTATTGTTGACTACACAACTAAGTGATGCAAATAGAAGCTGCACATCTGGGCAAACAAATGTAGGGCAACAAGAAAATGTCAACCTCTACAAAGATACATTCATTACTAGTTTAGCAGGTATCGTACTTTAAACATGTTTCTTCATGTAGCATGACTGGCTACAGTGCATTCACTAACTCATTGCTCTACTGCTCTACCAGAGGTCCCTGGCCTGATTTTATCTGCTATTATTGTTGATTGGTTTGGTCGCAAAGCTTCAATGTGGTTCATGTTATTCATGTGCTGTGTTTTCATTGGACCACTTGTGCTTCAGCAGAATGAGTTGTTGACAACTGTTCTTCTATTTGGTGCTCGTGCTGTTGTCATGGGTAGCTTCACtgttttatctttatatgCCCCAGAGGTTTGTATCAGCTTTCTATGACATAATTTCCTTATATTACGTTGGCATGAACTCGAAATGAAAATATTCTAGGTTTATGTAGTCTCTGTTACAAATAAAGACATGGTTTCTTGACTTTAGTGGATTTGTGCCAGGTCTATGATTCTGATCCATCTAACTGACTGGAATTCATATCAGTTGTGCTATGTGATCTGTTTACAATTATTTCTTAACTACACTAATTTGTCAAAACTTTAGCATTTGTCAAGAATTagaccttttgtttttcttgtagCAGAGTTTATTTACCATGCTCTAATTCCATTTCCTTGCTTTTAGGTTTATCCAACATCTGTACGCTCAACTGGTGCTGGAATCGCTACCGCTATTGGCAGAATCGGTGGGGTTGTTTGCCCTCTTGTTGCCGTCGGCTTGCTGAGAAGCTGCCATCAGATGGAAGCCATCCTTGTTTTTGAGCTGGTTTTACTATTTGCTGGAGTTGCTTGCTTTCTCTTCCCCATAGAGACCAAGGGACGGGGAATGGATTGATGCTCATGGTAtaattctttaaaaaagaaagatattcAAATAGGTTTGTAGTTCATCACAATTCATCAGATTTAGCATTAGTGTATAGGTACCATTACATATGTAGACTTCAGTGTATACATACCATTACaaaatacatatgtatacCATTAGTGTATACACCTTTTATAGTTGTAAAGTTCCTCAAATATGTGGACTTTCCAACCCTGtggaatatttatcttttggaATCCAAACTCCAGGCTGCTAAGCAGGCCGGACTGTAAAATGGATATTGTATACAACATTTAATTATTCACTATTGATGTTTGTAGGCAGGGCCATTCCAATATTTAGGTCTCATGAGCTCGAATGCGTCGCATAAATAGGTTCCTACAATGTGAAAAGTTTTATACCCCACATCACCCACAGATCAACCATTCAGAGACTAAAATTAACTGAGATGATGATATATTATTAGGTCTGCAAGAGCAGGGAGAATCTACTCTGTGTGCTCAACATTACAAGATGGGACCCGATGCCATTGAGTTTCCATGTATAAACTTATTTGATTTGGACTAAATTGTAGATACCACAGATGGTAGAATAAATCTTTTgtactactataaaaatacaacTGGCTCTTCTGCCTTCCGTCAGCCACAGGCCACAGGCAGCAATGGCACCGGTGCAAGAGGCGACCGTGACAGCGCCCTCATTTAATTTGCTCTTCAATGAAAGGATTTTGTTTTCAGAATACACTTTtttctcatgttttttttgaaaaagatattcttataaatattaagaatATACATGTGTAGAGACAAGTGCCCTGGTCCACAACTACTAATATACATAGCAGTGTGGTTGCGGCGACCGTGGTGACGACacttgtataattttttttaatttctttcaaagatatattataaaaattcatgggaaaaatatgtcattttaaaAGTTCATATGAgaatgatattttataattgataGGATATCAAATGCATATGATGATGTTGGTATCTTATAACCgatgaatttttatttatttattttatattgtaatacATGGGTACATTGCTAGTATTATATAATGTAGAATATGATTTATCTtatagggggtgattgttagagtgttttataaaaaaaataaatgaaatatttgtaaataaaaaataatttatgaataaaaattctatatacaCATTCATATctatttaaaagtcaagactcGAAAACAAACTTAATGagaaaatcctctaaaattaacttcaaatttaaagtaaaaattgAGGTTCCATATATTACACCCTTGTCTCCCACAAGCACATGGGAATAAAAAATAGCGTGTGGACAAAATTGCGCGAACAAAACAGCATATTTGAATGGAGGAATCGATGACCGCAGGCAGTGTATGAACTGGAGTTACTGAGCATCTGACTCTGGAAAGGATGTGAAGCAGCTTAACTATCCCTGTACAGTCAAAAATATGTAAGTAGTGTCCAAAACCTCATCCAAGATACTATACCAGGCTTTAGTTGATCGAGGAGATCAAGAAACAAACAACCTGCAAAACAAACAGAATGTGATCAGTAACACGTACTGAAATAGTTTTACATCAAATTTAGACCTTATCATTTCATTTCTACTTATTCTTATAAGgtaaagttttaattttcaaccacttaattttagagatttttcattattgtttattttaccacatttacttttagattgttaaaaacacgtatataaaagttatatttacaaattgtttttatttataaatatgtcatttcacTTTTCCCACAAAAAACCAACcaatgaatcttttaagaaGTGGCTAGTCTTCCACCCCACCACCCAACTCCTCTaaattaaagtaattttattatacttaaGAAGATAATAGTaagtaccactgttttctatgtaaaatttaatatttcttgataccttagatatcaaaagatactaccaaattttatatataaaacaatgagatcaattttatatataaaataatggtATCTCATGGTCCTTTCTCAAAGATGGAAAAATGCTCCATAAACTAATATGTGGGACCTACTTGAAgggtactccctctgtcctaaATTATAAAGGATTTTGACTTTATATTTggaatgtttgactattcatcttattaaaaatatatgaaagtattatttattttgtttattattttcttaattattataagtagtttaagtattacttataaatttttatatttgtactaaatttttgaataagacgaatggtaaaaaattataagtgaatagtTATAATCCCATATATTATGGGACTGAGTAGTATTTCTTTTACATACAAATACCTGTCTCCAACCTCTGCTTTTGATGGTTTTAATAGTCTAAAAGCAacggtgaaaaaaatcaaattaattttaaaagtaaGTTCTAAATAGCTTCCTAATCTATGTGTCGATGAGAACGTTTTAATACTGTAACAGCGACGGGCAATTTGCTagtccaaaaagaaaagagacaaCCAAAGATATACCTCAGGTGACAGATTAGAACTCAGATCACTGAAACTCACTGTTGGCATGCATCACCAGTGAGAGAAGGAAAGGAAGGGATGGAGTTGAGGACCAATTGCCTGTCACTCCTACTACGCATCGGAGATACCCTCTTCTTGTTAGGAGACACAACCTTGAAGCCGGCAGTGCAAGACGAATCCCCTTGCTGCATATCAGCTGATGTGTCATTCTCAAGAATCATTTGTGTGTAGCTCCGGTAAGGAGATGGCAGAACATCTGTTTTGCTGGGAGAATATAGCTGGgaaaaagttgttgatgatagCAGTGTCTT from Oryza brachyantha chromosome 3, ObraRS2, whole genome shotgun sequence carries:
- the LOC102712896 gene encoding organic cation/carnitine transporter 7-like; the encoded protein is METYTTDEALEHMGFGKFQVLVLVYAGMGWAVEAMEIMLLSFVGPLVREEWNVSAENESLLSSVVFAGMLIGASGWGFVSDKYGRRTGLLFSIMFTSGMGLLSALSPNYPCLLALRFLVGIGVGGGHVFTSWFLEFVPAQNRGTWMIVFSFFWTIGTVLEASLAWVVISVLSWRWLLALTALPCFVLIPFFGTTPESPRYLCAQNRTSDATLVLERIAFTNQSTLPPGVLTYHQEIKVDHSGLTSEKEDLLPVSEKECTFDNDVSSKNGGGISSLLRLLSRKLLRSTLLLWFAFFANSFAYYGIVLLTTQLSDANRSCTSGQTNVGQQENVNLYKDTFITSLAEVPGLILSAIIVDWFGRKASMWFMLFMCCVFIGPLVLQQNELLTTVLLFGARAVVMGSFTVLSLYAPEVYPTSVRSTGAGIATAIGRIGGVVCPLVAVGLLRSCHQMEAILVFELVLLFAGVACFLFPIETKGRGMD